In Porphyrobacter sp. LM 6, one DNA window encodes the following:
- the ftsZ gene encoding cell division protein FtsZ, producing the protein MSINIGPAAADDLRPRITVIGIGGAGGNAIANMIEAEIEGVEFIVANTDAQALATSPAEKRIQLGPDITGGLGAGARPEVGKAAAEETVLEIEKALEGVNMCFIAAGMGGGTGTGAAPVIAEAARRMGVLTVGVVTKPFLFEGTRRMRAAEAGIAELQNHVDTLIVIPNQNLFLVAKAETTFKEAFQLADEVLQQGVRSITDLMVMPGLINLDFADVRSVMSEMGKAMMGTGEGEGENRALEAAEQAIANPLLDGVSMAGAKGVIISIIGGDDMRLLEVDEAANHIRELVDEDANIIWGSAFNPDLKGKIRVSVVATGIEQSAVGNAERPQPVSLGLSRAPKRPVLELSDDAGMEEMPAFEAEPEPAPQPAAPAFELTPPEPAATTGYEDDALELEAEAEEYGAAEPFELSGMQATDEDGEEYDDDVDGIVDPLAGLRGAEDDGYGYGAPATGYGAEPAAAPEADDALDLGEEYASYGDTGPAQDDLLASADRLAADDRPVEARLGGGRRRGILGGGDGDSGEAAGGTGGGGAPSGGSTLFERMANLSRSTAREEEDDDDGDGGPALSIPRFLGRQNNQ; encoded by the coding sequence ATGAGCATCAATATCGGACCTGCCGCAGCCGACGATCTGCGTCCGCGCATCACCGTCATCGGGATCGGCGGGGCCGGCGGCAACGCGATCGCCAACATGATCGAGGCCGAGATCGAGGGCGTCGAGTTCATCGTCGCCAATACCGATGCGCAGGCGCTGGCTACCTCGCCCGCGGAAAAGCGCATCCAGCTCGGGCCGGACATTACCGGCGGCTTGGGTGCCGGCGCGCGGCCCGAAGTGGGCAAGGCGGCTGCTGAAGAAACCGTACTCGAGATCGAAAAGGCGCTCGAAGGCGTCAACATGTGCTTCATCGCGGCCGGGATGGGCGGCGGCACCGGCACGGGTGCAGCGCCCGTGATTGCCGAAGCCGCGCGCCGCATGGGCGTGCTGACGGTGGGCGTGGTGACCAAGCCGTTCCTGTTCGAAGGTACGCGCCGGATGCGCGCCGCCGAAGCCGGGATCGCCGAGCTCCAGAATCACGTCGATACGCTGATCGTCATTCCCAACCAGAACCTGTTCCTGGTGGCGAAGGCCGAAACCACCTTCAAGGAAGCCTTCCAGCTTGCTGACGAAGTGCTCCAGCAGGGCGTGCGTTCGATCACCGACCTGATGGTCATGCCGGGCCTCATCAATCTCGACTTTGCCGACGTGCGTTCGGTGATGAGCGAGATGGGCAAGGCGATGATGGGTACCGGCGAAGGCGAGGGCGAGAACCGCGCGCTTGAAGCCGCCGAACAGGCGATTGCCAACCCGCTGCTCGACGGCGTCAGCATGGCGGGCGCGAAGGGCGTCATCATCTCGATCATCGGCGGCGACGACATGCGCCTGCTCGAAGTCGACGAAGCCGCGAACCACATCCGCGAGCTGGTCGACGAAGATGCCAACATCATCTGGGGCAGCGCCTTCAATCCCGATCTCAAGGGCAAGATCCGCGTTTCGGTGGTCGCCACCGGGATCGAACAGAGCGCGGTCGGTAACGCCGAACGCCCGCAGCCGGTCTCGCTCGGCCTGTCGCGCGCGCCCAAGCGTCCGGTGCTCGAACTGTCGGACGATGCCGGGATGGAAGAAATGCCCGCCTTCGAGGCCGAGCCGGAGCCCGCGCCGCAGCCTGCTGCGCCAGCCTTCGAGCTGACTCCGCCCGAACCGGCGGCAACCACAGGCTACGAGGACGACGCGCTCGAACTGGAAGCAGAAGCCGAGGAATATGGTGCGGCCGAGCCGTTCGAGTTGAGCGGGATGCAGGCCACCGACGAAGACGGCGAAGAGTATGATGACGATGTCGATGGCATCGTCGATCCGCTCGCCGGACTGCGCGGGGCCGAGGATGACGGTTATGGCTACGGCGCTCCGGCGACCGGCTATGGCGCCGAACCGGCAGCCGCGCCCGAAGCGGACGATGCGCTCGACCTTGGCGAGGAATATGCCTCTTACGGCGATACCGGCCCTGCGCAGGACGATCTTCTCGCCAGCGCTGATCGGCTTGCGGCCGATGATCGCCCGGTCGAAGCGCGGCTGGGCGGCGGACGCCGGCGCGGCATTCTCGGCGGCGGTGATGGTGACAGCGGCGAAGCCGCGGGCGGCACCGGCGGCGGAGGCGCGCCCTCGGGCGGAAGCACGCTGTTCGAACGCATGGCCAACCTGTCGCGCAGCACCGCGCGCGAGGAAGAAGACGATGATGACGGCGACGGTGGCCCGGCGCTCAGCATCCCGCGCTTCCTCGGTCGCCAGAACAACCAGTAA
- a CDS encoding SPOR domain-containing protein → MKTSLLACVPSALAVLVATGGVAPAAAQDVVSQPVVQALPSPEVQRLNRALVALAKTPRDRDALLEAGNAAMGVDDLEAAIGFFGRAADIDPNHPGVALGLGQVYLRSGRAGEALVQFERALQAGVPERDVLADQGLSLDLVGEQASAQTAYRRLLELDPAQDEARRRLAISYAISGNRAKFEETLRPLLDRRDMAAQRSRAFGLAILGESDRAAAIVEQVMPRDLATRLVPYFGYMPRLTKPQQAAAANLGLFPRAADIGRDDPRLARLAQEERAGSKLAPSGLPLDVRTKPPSTLADLVPPKPATPATPAPKPTPTPAPTPTPPAPKPAPVQVASAAPPPVVTAAPPSAPAPAPAPAPARPARVADAFADLSTDALPAANVRGDAVDISRITIKREAPPPPPEKAKPKEPPKPVHPSRIWVQVATGKNLKALGTDWKRISKEGGAPLAKLKPHTTRWGEANRLLAGPVDSRDKAQALVRELKSKGVDSFLYVSPEGEEIQPVK, encoded by the coding sequence ATGAAAACTTCGCTGCTTGCCTGTGTGCCTTCGGCGCTGGCGGTGCTTGTCGCCACCGGCGGCGTTGCTCCGGCGGCGGCGCAGGATGTCGTTTCCCAGCCGGTGGTGCAGGCGCTCCCCTCGCCCGAAGTCCAGCGATTGAACCGTGCGCTGGTAGCGCTCGCCAAGACCCCGCGCGACCGGGACGCCCTGCTCGAAGCGGGCAATGCGGCAATGGGGGTGGATGATTTGGAAGCCGCGATCGGCTTCTTCGGGCGGGCTGCGGATATCGATCCCAACCATCCCGGCGTCGCGCTCGGGCTGGGGCAGGTCTATCTGCGTTCGGGCCGCGCGGGCGAGGCGCTGGTGCAGTTCGAGCGCGCACTGCAAGCGGGCGTGCCGGAGCGTGATGTGCTCGCCGATCAAGGCCTTTCGCTCGATCTGGTGGGCGAACAGGCTTCCGCCCAGACGGCCTATCGCCGCCTGCTGGAGCTTGACCCCGCGCAAGACGAAGCGCGCCGCCGCCTCGCGATCAGCTATGCGATTTCGGGCAACCGCGCGAAGTTCGAAGAAACCCTGCGCCCGCTGCTCGACCGGCGGGATATGGCCGCGCAGCGCTCGCGCGCCTTCGGCCTTGCGATCCTCGGCGAAAGCGACCGCGCGGCGGCGATTGTCGAACAGGTGATGCCGCGCGATCTGGCGACGCGGTTGGTGCCCTATTTCGGCTATATGCCGCGCCTCACCAAGCCGCAGCAGGCTGCCGCCGCCAATCTCGGCCTGTTCCCGCGCGCGGCCGATATCGGGCGCGACGATCCGCGACTGGCGCGGCTGGCACAGGAAGAGCGTGCCGGTAGCAAGTTGGCGCCATCGGGCCTGCCGCTCGATGTGCGGACCAAGCCGCCCTCGACGCTGGCCGATCTGGTGCCGCCCAAGCCGGCGACTCCGGCAACGCCTGCCCCCAAGCCAACCCCGACTCCCGCGCCGACGCCGACCCCGCCCGCGCCGAAGCCGGCTCCGGTGCAGGTCGCCAGTGCAGCGCCGCCCCCGGTGGTTACGGCAGCGCCGCCCTCCGCACCCGCACCCGCACCTGCACCCGCTCCGGCACGGCCCGCGCGCGTCGCCGATGCTTTCGCCGATCTCAGCACCGACGCGCTGCCCGCTGCCAATGTGCGCGGCGATGCTGTCGATATCAGCCGCATCACCATCAAGCGCGAGGCCCCGCCGCCACCGCCAGAGAAGGCCAAGCCCAAGGAGCCGCCCAAGCCCGTCCACCCCAGCCGCATCTGGGTGCAGGTGGCGACCGGCAAGAACCTGAAGGCGCTCGGCACCGACTGGAAGCGGATATCGAAGGAAGGCGGCGCGCCGCTCGCCAAGCTGAAGCCGCACACCACCCGCTGGGGCGAAGCGAACCGCCTGCTGGCCGGCCCGGTCGACAGCCGCGACAAGGCGCAGGCACTGGTGCGCGAGCTCAAGAGCAAGGGCGTTGACAGCTTCCTTTACGTCAGCCCCGAAGGCGAAGAAATTCAGCCGGTTAAATAG
- a CDS encoding YbjN domain-containing protein produces the protein MDYSAEDDAAPVEMLASLFAARGWPCEMVSDDEMSGEVQGSWANYQLRAIWRAEDSVLQFLCLPDIRVTDDKRTAAYELLCLVNEQMWLGHFDIWSNGDVLLYRHGALLGDDGRLSLSQAQALVECAIDECDRFYPAFQFVLWGGKSPRAALEAAMVDAAGEA, from the coding sequence ATGGACTATTCCGCCGAGGACGATGCCGCCCCCGTCGAAATGCTCGCCAGCCTGTTCGCGGCGCGCGGCTGGCCGTGCGAGATGGTCTCGGACGATGAAATGAGCGGCGAGGTGCAGGGCAGCTGGGCCAATTACCAGCTGCGCGCGATCTGGCGGGCGGAAGATTCGGTGCTCCAGTTCCTGTGCCTGCCCGATATCCGCGTGACCGATGACAAGCGCACCGCAGCCTACGAATTGCTGTGCCTGGTCAACGAACAGATGTGGCTGGGGCATTTCGATATCTGGTCGAACGGCGATGTGCTGCTCTACCGCCACGGTGCGCTTTTGGGCGATGACGGGCGGCTGAGCCTGTCGCAGGCGCAGGCGCTGGTCGAATGTGCGATCGACGAATGCGACCGCTTCTACCCCGCATTCCAGTTCGTGCTGTGGGGCGGCAAGAGCCCGCGCGCGGCGCTGGAAGCGGCAATGGTTGACGCGGCGGGCGAGGCCTGA
- the proC gene encoding pyrroline-5-carboxylate reductase — protein sequence MINHLLIIGCGNMGGAMLAGWLAAGVDPARISVLDPALPQAPAGVTLYRSADAAAEAGHDAVLLGFKPQQLGALGPGLQGLTGSGVSVFSLLAGITLDQLAAAFPQARAHVRVMPNLAAAIRKSPVILAERGLGGEAERAGVFALFDQLGSAVWLEDEAQFDLVTALAGSGPGFVYRFIDALAGAATDLGLDAATAARLALATVEGAAALAAAADVGPATLADRVASPGGMTREGLNVLDNGDALRALLTATLRATRDKGAALSKGA from the coding sequence ATGATCAACCACCTTCTCATCATCGGCTGCGGCAACATGGGCGGGGCGATGCTCGCCGGGTGGCTCGCGGCCGGGGTCGATCCGGCGCGCATCAGCGTGCTCGATCCCGCGCTGCCGCAAGCACCCGCAGGCGTGACGCTCTATCGCAGCGCCGACGCCGCAGCGGAGGCCGGGCATGACGCTGTGCTGCTCGGGTTCAAGCCGCAGCAGCTTGGCGCGCTGGGGCCGGGCCTTCAGGGCCTGACGGGGAGCGGGGTGAGCGTGTTCTCGCTGCTCGCCGGGATTACGCTCGATCAGCTGGCCGCAGCCTTTCCGCAGGCGCGCGCGCATGTGCGGGTGATGCCCAACCTGGCCGCTGCGATCCGTAAGTCGCCGGTGATCCTCGCCGAGCGCGGCCTTGGCGGCGAGGCGGAGCGCGCTGGCGTGTTTGCGCTGTTCGACCAGCTCGGCAGTGCGGTGTGGCTGGAGGACGAGGCGCAGTTCGATCTCGTCACCGCGCTCGCCGGATCGGGGCCGGGCTTCGTCTACCGCTTCATCGATGCGCTGGCAGGCGCGGCCACGGATCTGGGGCTGGATGCCGCCACTGCCGCCCGTCTGGCGCTCGCGACGGTCGAGGGCGCAGCGGCGCTGGCGGCGGCGGCGGATGTTGGCCCCGCCACGCTCGCTGACCGCGTCGCCAGCCCCGGCGGCATGACCCGCGAGGGGCTCAACGTGCTCGACAACGGCGATGCCTTGCGCGCCTTGCTGACCGCAACCCTTCGCGCCACGCGCGACAAGGGCGCGGCGCTTTCAAAGGGCGCTTAA
- a CDS encoding Bax inhibitor-1/YccA family protein: protein MADWNDSSRNAQRFGSVPRAGGDVAGRVSYDEGLRKHMLSIYNYMSSGVLLTGIVALLAFTSGLAATIFTGGILRWIVALSPLAIVMAMSFGANRFSTATLQAMFWGFATLMGLSLSSVFLIYTGGSIATTFFATAAAFAGLSLWGYTTKKSLSGMGSFLIMGVIGLIVASIINIFLQSPGFHYAISFIGVLIFAGLTAYDTQRLKEEYTYLRGTEFAGKAVILGALSLYLDFINMFQFLLSFLGNRE, encoded by the coding sequence ATGGCTGACTGGAATGACTCCTCGCGCAACGCGCAGCGGTTTGGCTCCGTGCCCCGCGCCGGAGGCGATGTCGCCGGCCGGGTGAGCTATGACGAGGGCCTGCGCAAGCACATGCTCTCGATCTACAACTACATGAGCTCGGGCGTGCTGCTGACCGGGATTGTTGCGCTGCTGGCCTTCACCAGCGGTTTGGCCGCGACGATCTTCACCGGCGGTATCCTGCGCTGGATCGTGGCGCTGTCGCCGCTCGCCATCGTGATGGCGATGAGCTTCGGCGCCAACCGCTTCAGCACTGCCACGCTGCAGGCGATGTTCTGGGGTTTCGCGACCCTGATGGGCCTGTCGCTCTCGTCGGTGTTCCTGATCTACACCGGCGGTTCGATTGCCACGACCTTCTTCGCCACCGCGGCGGCCTTCGCCGGCCTGTCGTTGTGGGGCTACACCACCAAGAAGAGCCTGTCGGGCATGGGCAGCTTCCTGATCATGGGCGTGATCGGGCTGATCGTAGCCTCGATCATCAACATTTTCCTGCAGTCGCCCGGGTTCCATTATGCGATCAGCTTCATCGGCGTGCTCATCTTCGCCGGTCTGACCGCCTATGACACCCAGCGCCTGAAGGAAGAATATACCTACCTGCGCGGCACCGAGTTTGCCGGCAAGGCCGTGATCCTTGGTGCGCTGTCGCTGTATCTGGACTTCATCAACATGTTCCAGTTCCTGCTCAGCTTCCTCGGCAACCGCGAGTAA
- a CDS encoding TonB-dependent receptor plug domain-containing protein, protein MKNFAFLSSVAGAALVWAVPAWAQDNSYENDAGEPLYDGSYERALEDDIGAGRQRILVSASRDTALERDDYTGSSLVITAEELEDRQTRDIADVLRDVPGVAVAGIPGQTQIRLRGAEANHVLILVDGIEVSDPFAGEFDIGTLQADIGARLEVLRGPQSALYGPDAIGGVIAYETASGAARDGFGARIEGGTQGTVNGAARYGANGDGWDAALSAVVVSTDGQPNARGGTRDIGRDSYTLAGKGSVNASDNLTLRAAARFIRTEGQFNDSDFDFTSPTFGFTIDSPGTRYTNEAFYALVGAKLDTLDGRWTHDLSAQIADVTRDGFTAFGRASGSEGDRFKASYVSGFKLADEHNLTFAADWEQEGFRNTTPGGFAFTGRREIEQVGLVGEYRYAAEAFDVSAAIRHDMNDLFRDATTFRVGAGYRVTDTTRLRAAAGSGVKNPGFFELYGFVDGRFIGNAALRPEKSTGWEVGIDQDLGTAARVSLTYFDSELEGEIFTTFPPPTFIATPANRTTESRQRGVEVSLAARLADHWTLDAAYSYLDAEENGVEEVRRPNHIASAALTWAAPDDAASATLVVRYNGETPDVAFTDPSFVPVRVSLDDYTLVNFNARVRLTDGINAFARMENILGEDYEQVFSFVSPGRSAAVGIEARF, encoded by the coding sequence GTGAAGAATTTTGCATTTTTGAGCAGCGTCGCAGGAGCGGCGCTGGTGTGGGCCGTGCCTGCGTGGGCGCAGGATAACAGCTACGAGAACGACGCGGGCGAGCCGCTCTATGACGGTAGCTACGAAAGAGCTCTGGAAGACGACATCGGCGCGGGTCGCCAACGTATCCTCGTCTCCGCCAGCCGTGATACGGCTCTGGAGCGTGATGACTACACCGGCTCGTCGCTGGTCATAACCGCCGAGGAACTCGAAGACCGCCAGACCCGCGATATCGCCGATGTGCTGCGCGATGTGCCGGGCGTGGCGGTGGCGGGCATCCCCGGCCAGACCCAGATCCGCCTGCGCGGCGCCGAAGCCAACCACGTGCTCATCCTGGTCGACGGGATCGAGGTTTCCGATCCCTTCGCCGGCGAGTTCGATATCGGCACGCTGCAAGCCGATATCGGCGCGCGTCTGGAGGTGCTGCGCGGGCCGCAATCGGCGCTCTATGGCCCCGATGCGATCGGCGGGGTGATCGCCTATGAAACCGCGAGCGGCGCGGCCCGCGATGGCTTCGGCGCGCGGATCGAAGGCGGCACGCAAGGGACCGTCAACGGCGCAGCGCGCTACGGGGCAAATGGCGACGGATGGGACGCGGCACTCTCTGCCGTCGTGGTCAGCACTGATGGTCAGCCCAACGCACGCGGCGGCACCCGCGACATCGGACGCGACAGCTACACGCTGGCGGGCAAGGGCAGCGTCAATGCGAGCGACAATCTCACCCTGCGCGCGGCTGCCCGTTTCATCCGCACCGAAGGCCAGTTCAACGACAGCGACTTCGACTTCACCAGCCCGACCTTCGGCTTTACCATCGACAGCCCCGGCACGCGCTACACCAACGAGGCCTTCTATGCGCTGGTGGGTGCCAAGCTCGACACGCTGGACGGGCGCTGGACGCATGACCTGTCGGCCCAGATCGCGGATGTGACGCGCGACGGCTTTACCGCCTTCGGGCGCGCGTCGGGCAGCGAGGGTGACCGCTTCAAGGCGTCCTATGTCAGCGGCTTCAAGCTGGCGGACGAACACAACCTGACCTTCGCCGCAGACTGGGAGCAGGAAGGCTTCCGCAACACCACCCCGGGCGGCTTTGCCTTTACCGGCCGGCGCGAGATCGAGCAGGTCGGGCTGGTGGGCGAATATCGCTACGCCGCCGAGGCGTTCGATGTCTCCGCCGCGATCCGTCACGACATGAATGACTTGTTCCGCGATGCGACCACCTTCCGCGTGGGCGCAGGCTACCGCGTCACCGACACCACCCGCCTGCGCGCCGCCGCAGGATCGGGTGTCAAGAACCCCGGCTTCTTCGAGCTCTACGGCTTTGTCGACGGGCGCTTCATCGGCAATGCGGCGCTGCGGCCTGAGAAGTCGACCGGGTGGGAAGTCGGGATCGATCAGGACCTCGGCACTGCCGCGCGCGTTTCGCTGACATATTTCGACAGCGAGCTGGAGGGCGAGATCTTCACGACCTTCCCGCCCCCGACCTTCATCGCCACTCCCGCCAACCGCACCACGGAAAGCCGGCAGCGCGGGGTCGAGGTTTCGCTCGCGGCAAGGCTGGCCGATCACTGGACCCTCGATGCGGCCTATTCCTACCTCGATGCAGAGGAGAACGGGGTGGAGGAAGTGCGCCGCCCGAACCACATTGCCAGCGCCGCGCTGACCTGGGCCGCGCCGGATGATGCGGCCTCGGCCACGCTGGTGGTGCGTTATAACGGCGAGACCCCCGACGTCGCCTTCACCGACCCCAGCTTCGTGCCGGTGCGGGTGAGCCTCGATGACTACACGCTGGTCAACTTCAACGCCCGCGTGCGGCTGACCGACGGCATCAACGCCTTCGCCCGGATGGAGAACATCCTCGGCGAGGACTACGAACAGGTGTTCAGCTTTGTCTCGCCGGGGCGCTCGGCGGCGGTAGGGATTGAAGCGAGGTTCTAA
- the cgtA gene encoding Obg family GTPase CgtA — MHFLDQAKIYVKSGGGGPGAVSFRREKYVEYGGPDGGDGGRGGDIVFEAVAGLNTLIDFRYSQHFKAPRGGHGMGKDRTGASAKPLVIKVPVGTQILSEDKEEVLADFTEVGQRVTFLEGGMGGRGNASYKTSTNRAPRQHQPGIPGEEMWVWLRLKLLADVGLVGLPNAGKSTFINAVSNAQAKVGDYAFTTLVPKLGVVRHKGREFVLADIPGLIEGAAEGVGIGDRFLGHIERCRVLIHLIDITGTEDADPVEAMRIVEDELAAYGAGLEDKARLVVLNKLDLADAELVEGFREELLAAGADKVFAVSGATGAGIPELLDAVLAYLPASTSTETKAVEIEDEDGASEWSPI; from the coding sequence ATGCATTTCCTCGACCAAGCCAAGATCTATGTGAAGTCCGGCGGAGGCGGCCCTGGGGCTGTCTCGTTCCGCCGCGAAAAATATGTCGAATACGGCGGCCCCGACGGCGGTGACGGCGGACGCGGCGGCGACATCGTGTTCGAAGCCGTGGCCGGCCTCAACACGCTGATCGACTTCCGCTATTCGCAGCACTTCAAGGCCCCGCGCGGCGGGCACGGCATGGGCAAGGACCGCACCGGCGCCTCGGCCAAGCCGCTCGTCATCAAGGTGCCGGTCGGCACGCAGATCCTTTCCGAAGACAAGGAAGAGGTGCTCGCGGACTTCACCGAAGTCGGCCAGCGCGTGACCTTCCTCGAAGGCGGGATGGGCGGGCGCGGCAACGCCAGCTACAAAACCTCGACCAACCGCGCCCCGCGCCAGCATCAGCCGGGCATCCCCGGCGAGGAAATGTGGGTGTGGCTGCGGCTGAAGCTGCTGGCGGACGTGGGCCTTGTCGGCCTGCCCAATGCCGGCAAGTCGACCTTCATCAACGCGGTCAGCAACGCGCAGGCCAAGGTCGGCGATTATGCCTTCACCACGCTGGTGCCCAAGCTGGGCGTGGTGCGCCACAAGGGCCGCGAATTCGTGCTGGCCGACATTCCCGGCCTGATCGAAGGCGCGGCGGAAGGCGTGGGCATTGGCGACCGCTTCCTCGGCCATATCGAGCGCTGCCGCGTGCTGATCCACCTGATCGACATCACCGGCACCGAAGATGCCGATCCGGTGGAAGCCATGCGGATCGTCGAGGACGAGCTGGCGGCCTATGGCGCGGGTCTCGAGGACAAGGCGCGGCTGGTGGTGCTCAACAAGCTCGATCTCGCCGATGCCGAGCTGGTCGAAGGCTTCCGCGAGGAGCTGCTGGCGGCGGGGGCCGACAAGGTGTTCGCCGTGTCCGGTGCGACCGGCGCAGGGATTCCCGAATTGCTCGATGCCGTGCTCGCCTACCTGCCCGCGTCCACCTCGACCGAGACCAAGGCGGTTGAAATCGAGGACGAGGACGGCGCCAGCGAGTGGTCGCCGATCTGA